The stretch of DNA ataaatgtaataataaaaaatataattttttatatattatatgaaaaatatatataatatattataataataaaataaatgcgtAATTGAAGGTATGTTGTAttattaaaagaagaagaaaatgaaagaattgagagagaggagggaggagagagaaacggGGAATATTTGGTAAAGTCCCTCCGTTTGAATTGTTGACTAGATTTGTTCTTTTTAAACGAGATATTGACTGGACTTACCGACATGCCCAGAATAAACTTGAGTCATGACCCTGTCATCAATCATCATGTGCATCATTTTTAGATGATTACGAGTTAttaggaaaaatctaattgtggGCAAACaacattctcattttattttaattatattaaataatatatgacatatttattataattagatgataaataaatatataataaattattatttaataataataaatatgtcacatcttatttAATGATATAAAAGTAGGATGATAGTATGTTTTAATTAACATACTATCATtctatataacttataatatttatattattatttctctatgaattttctaattcaatatttttcaaaaatccatCTAATTTCGATTTGTatttgttcaactttttcaaatcctaagatataatatattttaatcaaacaaaataataaaaaaatttcaactctaattattcattttaataaaaatcaatataaattatatttccattttaaaaaaatctaaaaactaattacataatttttaattacaaaacatgcattttctctcttcttttcttccgcTTATATCATCCTTCATCATGACCCATGCACCTAGTCCAGACACCCCCCGAGGAGGAGCACAGCTTCTTACATTCCAAAACTATATTACTTAtaatgtttgttttcacaattcagCCTTGGAATCATTGATTCAGAACTGATCGAATTCTCGCTTCTGCAGGGAAAGGGAGTAACTCTTCTCGAACTATCATTATAATCGTGGCGGCTGTTGTTTCTGCGGTGTTAATCTTCTGCATCTGCACCTGTATCTATTTAAGGATGAGAAAGCAAAGGAAGAAAGTTGAAAGTAAGTTTAAAATTTGTTCGTTGTTTCCTAACTGTTAAGAATTTGGTTTatcttaaatatggaaatcatCAGAAAACTGAACCACTGAGGAACCTCAAACATGTTTCACTTTTGGGCATATATATTCTGGTTTAGTTCTAGGCAGTACTGCTGGTGAGAACAAGAATGACATCAAGTTCTCTGTTCTAACGATGAATTAAGCTGATGTTTTATGCACATAAATTGCTCACTGATCTTTAAGCTATGGACTTATCTTTCCACAGTGGATGAAATTAATAGTGGAGCTGAATCCTTGCAATTCGACTTCAGCACCATTAGAGTTGCTACGGACAACTTTTCCGATGTAAACAAACTTGGACAAGGTGGATTCGGTACTGTTTACAAGGTAATTCATGAACAATATGATCATATGATACATTTGCTATGTCATGAATTATATGTAACTTGAATTACTGGAGGACAGACAGGAGTCATTTGACATGAATACATCTCTATTCAGGGAAAGTTTCCAAATGGACAAGAAATAGCTGTGAAAAGGCTTTCTAGGAGTTCGGAACAAGGTGATCAAGAATTTAAGAACGAGATCTTATTAGTTGCCAGGCTTCAGCATAGGAATTTAGTAAGGCTCCAAGGTTTCTGCTTTGAAGGAAATGAAAGGCTTCTTGTCTATGAGTTTATGCCGAATGCAAGCCTTGACCACTTCATATTTGGTACGATTACATGTTTTCAAGTTGCATGTATGTTCCAACACacttgtgtgtatatatatatatatatatatatatatatatatatatttatatgtactagtaagatgttacgtgcCTGAGGCACGTATGCGTAGTTCAAAGcattagtatattttattaaaataaaaataaagtacatatatcttattattttattactaatatatatcttaaaagctattgaaagataggctatttgtaaattattataatattttcttattataatgaatattaaaagacaaatttacataaatctATTGTCatattataacgtatttttaaattgaaaattgaatccatgattattattataataaatctgttttattagcatatttaaagatattaatagtggaatagaaactaacataaatcataaaagtagccataaacagaatgtaaaggaaaatacaattgtatccctgtattctgtaattattacaaacggatggaaagttaatgaaaaccagcatattccgttaaaacaagaaatttctgttaaaacaagaaatttctgttaaaacaagaaaattccgtttcataggctcttgatatatatagagatatatatttGTCCTATAACCccatatatatgcttaattgaATGTGTAGATCCAAGCAAGCGTTTACATTTGGATTGGACAATTCGATACAAAATTATAGTTGGCATTGCTCGAGGGCTTCAATATCTTCACGAAGATTCTCAATTTCGCATTATTCATCGTGATCTCAAAACTAGTAATGTTTTGTTAGATGAAAAGATGAAcccaaaaatttcagatttcggTATGGCAAGATTGTTTACACTAGATCAAACTCAGGCTAATACAAGGAGAATTGTTGGGACCTAGTAAGTACATATGCTAATATCTTGTAAATATTTATGTAccctataaattaataaaaggaTCGTTTACGAAGATTTTCAATCAATATCAACATTACTGATGTATATACGTCCTCTTGCAGTGGATATATGGCTCCAGAGTATGCAATGCACGGACACTTCTCAATGAAATCCGATGTCTTTAGCTATGGCGTGTTAGTTTTGGAGATGGTGTGTGGGCGAAAGAACAATTATTTCCAAAATGGGGAGAATACGGAGAATCTTCTTAGCCATGTAAGCgctataatgtatttttttaaagcatattTCCCTTTTGCAATAAATCGATTTTCtctgtaatatatattttctctaccTCTGTAATATTATCTTACAGGCGTGGAAAAACTGGAGAGAAGGAACAGCTTCAAATCTTATAGATTCAACATTGAGGGTTGGTTCAACGACCGAAATAATGCGATGCATCCACATAGGATTGCTATGTGTTCAAGAGAACGTAGCTGAGAGACCAACAATGGCTTCAGTCCTCCTAATGCTTACCAGTTACTCTATGGCTCTGTACATTCCCTCACGACCTGCATTCTTAATGCACAGCATCGTTGAATCAGACATGTCGTCAGACCGATCATTCCAAGCTTCAGAAAATGAGGCTTCAATGACTGATCCATATCCTCGCTAATCCTTGATCGATCATGCCTTCGGAAAAGAAGATTGATCAATATTTGTTCATTTGTAGCTTGTAGTTATATGCTACGTACGTTCGTACAGGCTTAATTGAGACGTACGTACATACGTCAAATGAGAGATGTAGATTGAGGCACCTTTGTCGAAGCTTCAGCGGATGCATGAGGActcaataattattttctagcTATATATCCTCGTTAGTATTTTACAGAAGTTGTAATTTAGAGCACAACTGATCATATATTCGACACTTTTATGATCTGGATATTTGATATTTCAAAAAAGGCACCTGCAAGACGATCGAGATCAGTGGTTGTGACCTTTAATTGCATGGTTACAATTAAGTGCGTAAACATAGTTAGATCGATCAATGCTTGTTAACGTAGTCGGACAGGCGCAATATTCTCTTTGGAACAGTAGTGGAACAAACGTTAGTGCAAGCAGCGTACTCATGATATCAATCGCGCGGAGTTCATGAAGAGAGATTGTTTTCTATTGCATGTCGAACACGTCCActtggatatatttatatatatacatacatatatatatggaataattctatttgaaatatttactcTACACACTATCCAAATGatgtcataatttaatttgaaagataaattgtttaaaaaaaatatatttatcatcctcTAAATCACACACCATGTGATTTTGTCCTTtttgttattctatttataCACACATCATTCTATctaaacacacacatattgatttgtgtgtttaaatagaatgacaaaaatgataaatcgcATGTTGGTGTATCGTGTAGAGAATGATaagtaacatttctcattttaaaatttgaataatttaaatcaaattatgccatgtGGATAGTATGTTATGTAAAAGCTTTCAAATAATACTAcgtattgatcatatatattttttgacatatatatatttgtcgaATTACTGATCAATTTTTGTATTAGTCATCGTAACCAGAGTTTTAAATACCATGCCGTCCCGGCTGTATTTATCGTGTCGGGGTAGTGACCAGTACATGGAATGTATGTGTTTCGTACTGGGTCATTGTAATTTGCACTCCAATTCTCATAtctaaagattattttttaactctttttaatCCCCTTAATTTTCTCGATGACTGTGAATCAAATCCATActcccattttttttcccagATCTTTGATTTGCCaatttttcttctctgttttatTGCATCTCAGAAATGCTCAAAAACAAAATACGCCATGGTTACTATAAGCATTCTCTAACTAGTGTAACTAGAGATGTTATGTGCATaacatatctcatcttattGATTACTAGGTTCTACATATATGATACCATAATGGACTATCAAAATTTATGCTATTCTACCTATTTAGATTGCTATCTTGCTGGTACTACCCTTTGTAGTGGTTACATGTCTCCAGAGTATGCTATGTGACAAGGTTGATCGAAGGACACCTGCAGACAATTACTaggaaaaatagaaaggaaatattgatggtCACGTTCAAGCATATAGAGTCCATTTTCACGCCGACCGGTTGCCACTACTCTTCTTGTGTCGCGAGTCTACACAGTGAAGCAATCATTAGTAAAGGTAATTGATAAGGGAAAATTAGAGGTGAGTTTACTAATGGATATAAGATTTTTAGTGAGACCAGGCACAACTAAAACGTCTTTTAAATGAAGAGAGGAAGTCGAAGAGAATGTACCGGTGTGAGAAATTGGGAGAGATGCACCATTTCCAACTACAACACAATCCTTACCAAAATACGTGTTGGCATTGTCTAACTGAGCGGCATCATGAGTCATATGAGCAGTAGCGCCAATGTCCATATACCAATCAGAATCTTGGCCATCATTAAGAGAACAGGAAGTGAAGGCCTCGACCAAGTTGGCAGCATTAGGAGGCCGAGTATAACGCTCTTTGCATGTTGAGGTGTAATGACCTTCACCAAGGCAGATTTGGCAGCGAATGGGGCGATGTTGGTCTCGATTATTGCGGCCACCACGTCCAAGTCCTCCACAAGAGGAATGACCCTCTCCACGACCACCAGTATGTGAACCGGGTTTAAAGCTACGAGATGCAGTAAAGGCAGTGGTAGTGGAGCTCGGAGGGGAAGTCGACTTCaatgaaagaacaaaaatttCATAGGTTTCGGCTTTGGGTACAACATCATCAAAGATAGGGAGGCGGGTTGAGACAATTGAGTggtagaaaaaatagagaaagaggaACCGAGACCATGTAAATACCAGTGGAGTTTGTGGAGATCATCAACCAGACGTCCCATTGCTGCAAGTTGATCACAGATTGCCTTGATATCCCGGGAGAACTCAAGAACGCTTTTATCGTTCTTTTTCATGGTCTGAAGATCATCTTTGAGTCGAAGCTCTCGAGACTTCGATCGATGGCTGAAAGTATTTTCCAGCCGAGACCAAACTGCCCGAGACGTAGGTAAGCCAACAACACTGGACATGGCTTCCTCTGTTAAGGTGGAGAGTAGCAAACTGAGCACAAGCTGATCTATTTGTTTCCATTCGGCCAACTTGGGATTTGTAGAGACAGAGTCACCAAAAACGATGGTGGCAAAGGGCTCGGCAAGTGAACCTTCAATATAGCCAAGAAGATTTTGGCATTGCAACAGCTGCAAGACTTGACTGCGCCAAAGGAGGTAGTTTGAAGAGGATAATTTGATGGTGAGAAGGTAGACCATGATGGTGAAAGACAGAGTGGGGTTGACGGAGGCCATGGGATCGGCGAGTAAGTTAATCCAAAAAACtgctctctgataccatgacaaGGTTCTGTAAAAACCACCGTGATTATTTTGGGTGGTGatctttgtatttataataGTGTTTTCATATACACGTTACTAAGTCCAAATCAAATACaaattattctaatattttatttacatctGTTTCCTATAATTAAGGGATTTTATCTTGATCTTCTTTGGAGTAATTCTTTCCATCTTTATCTTGGACTGGGTCTTGATCTGTAACCGTAATACTATGCACGGAcaatatttttctgatatttttaGCTTCGGAGTCTTGGTTCTAGAGATTATAAGTGGCAAGAAGAACAGTGATTTCTATCAATCCGAACATGCTGAGGAC from Juglans regia cultivar Chandler chromosome 4, Walnut 2.0, whole genome shotgun sequence encodes:
- the LOC108981720 gene encoding putative receptor-like protein kinase At4g00960 isoform X6; this encodes MRMGASRLLLFLFCAMLTHLVKLAFAQQDPYVFHDCSNTGNVSRNSAYSKNVDTLLTTISSYTNIDYGFYNFSEGENSDRVNAIALCRVDLTPTDCQSCVKMCAFELLFRCPNQKEGIMWYMNCTVRYSNNSIFGVMQFKPVRQLSTDVKVTDPSGTFNQVRETLLDRLRSEAAASTSTLRKFATGRANSLYFDIYALLQCTPDLNQQECSDCLNQSIAKVSTCCDSSPGVRVLTPSCNVRYESYHFYRSTLEAPPPSSSTLPLPAKGKGSNSSRTIIIIVAAVVSAVLIFCICTCIYLRMRKQRKKVEMDEINSGAESLQFDFSTIRVATDNFSDVNKLGQGGFGTVYKGKFPNGQEIAVKRLSRSSEQGDQEFKNEILLVARLQHRNLVRLQGFCFEGNERLLVYEFMPNASLDHFIFDPSKRLHLDWTIRYKIIVGIARGLQYLHEDSQFRIIHRDLKTSNVLLDEKMNPKISDFGMARLFTLDQTQANTRRIVGTYGYMAPEYAMHGHFSMKSDVFSYGVLVLEMVCGRKNNYFQNGENTENLLSHAWKNWREGTASNLIDSTLRVGSTTEIMRCIHIGLLCVQENVAERPTMASVLLMLTSYSMALYIPSRPAFLMHSIVESDMSSDRSFQASENEASMTDPYPR